The genome window TGGCAATCTGTGTCGATGACTGATTCAGACTGAATGCCCTGCCGCGAAACTCGGGATCGGTCACTTTGACAATCATCGCGTTGATGGATGGGTAGACAGCCGCGAAAAACAGGCCGTACACAAAGCGAAGAATGCCAAAGCCATACAAGCTCGTAAAAAAGAATTGCAGCAAGTTTCCGATAGCGCCACCGATCAGCCCGATGAACAGGATCTTGGAGTAGCCAACTCTGGTACCGAGCTTGCCCCAGCGCGGAGCCGCGATGACGGTAGCGATTCCTACTGCGGCAAAAATAATTCCGGCACTGAGCGAAGCATCCTTTTGGGAAGCGCCCAGCTGCAAGACGTAGACAGTCAACAGCGGTTCGAGCAGCATCACGGACATCGTCACAATCAAGCTCAATCCCAGGATCGACATGAGCGGCTTGTTAGCGATAGCGGAACGCAAATCATCGCGCACATGGGAGCGTACACCGGAACGGTTGATATTCGTTTCCTTGACCATGAAAGTGGCGATGAGTGCCGCTACCAGGACAACGACGCCCGAAAATAAAAAGGCTTCCCTGTTTCCCCACATATGGCTGACAACTCCGCCGACGAGGGGACCGATAATGCCTCCAGTGGCACCTGCCGTCGCCATGACGCCAAGCGCGTATCCAACATGTTTTTCAGGCGTATTCGTAGCAACCAGCGCGATAGAAGCAGGAACAAACCCTGCCAGGAGGCCTTGAAAAATGCGCAGGACGAGAAACGAATACGGGTCGGTAATAAAGTAAGTGACAAAATACAGCACCGCAAGACTGAAACCGGATCGGATCAGCATCGGCTTACGGCCATATTTGTCTGCGAGTGATCCCCAATAAGGAGAGATCAACGCACTGGCCAAAAAAGTAATCCCGAATGAGATACCAGACCAAGCTTCCAGATTCTCAGTGACTCCGAGAGAAGTGTGAAGGAAGATGGGCAAAAACGGTATCGCGATGGAATAGGCTGTGCTGCAAAAGAACACACCGACCCACAGTACAATTAAGTTACGTCTCCAGGAAAAATCCATCTTTCTGTCACAACCTTTGCAGTCAAGAAGCAGGATACTCGCATTGATTATTCTAGCACTGCTAACCCCCCTGACTAATAAAGAAATGCGATCATTCTTATGCCAAACAGAAATAAGCAGAAACTGGTTGTATAACTTGACGTACCATTTTGCCATTCCCAAAGTCTTTTTGACGGCCTATGCAAGCTGCAAGAATGCCGATTAAAGAACTAGTCCGAAAGCACTGCGTCTTTCCTCTCAAAATAAGCCTTGTTCATTGAGCAAGCACGAAAAGCAAGGTAAGATAGAAAATAGACATAACTTTCAGACAACTGCAGGCGATCCTCCACATATCCGAAAAAAGGTGGGTACCACATGGCGAATGATTGGGATGAATCGGCTTTTGTACGAGGGGAAAGAAAGGTGAAGCAAGCCGGGGAGATTGTTTCTAGACGGAAGTTTTTGCAGAAGACTGCCATGCTAGGCTTGGCCGCGGCTGTTCCAGGCTCTTTGCTCACCATGTCTGCGATGGCGGAGGAAAAAGCTCAGGGTAAAACCGGGCTGGAAGCAGGTCTGGCTGCCGGAGCCGCTGTCAAACTGGCGAACGGCAGCATCGTGGATGTGCCAGGAGTGAAGGTAGGACAAGTATCGGATGAAACGGCTTTGACTGGATGCACCGTCATCGTTTTGGAAAAAGGGTCTGCATGCGGCGTAGACGTACGAGGCTCTGCTCCAGGAACGCGGGAGACAGACTTGCTCAATCCGATCAACTCGGTACAGGAAGTCAATGCCGTTGTTTTGACGGGGGGAAGCGCGTTTGGACTGGATGCTGCGAGCGGAGTCATGCGATTTTTGGAGGAACAGGGACAAGGGTACAACGTCGGTGTAGGAGTGGTACCCATCGTACCGGCAGCCGTCATCTTCGACCTGTCCATCGGCAGCTCCAAAATTCGCCCTGATCAACAAATGGGTTATGAAGCGGCACGAATCGCAAGCAAGGATCCGGTTCAGCAGGGAAATGTAGGGGCTGGAACCGGAGCTACTGTCGGGAAGCTCGCGGGGATGAAGCGGGCCATGAAAGGCGGCCTGGGATCTGCTTCACGAAGGCTTCCG of Brevibacillus choshinensis contains these proteins:
- a CDS encoding MFS transporter → MDFSWRRNLIVLWVGVFFCSTAYSIAIPFLPIFLHTSLGVTENLEAWSGISFGITFLASALISPYWGSLADKYGRKPMLIRSGFSLAVLYFVTYFITDPYSFLVLRIFQGLLAGFVPASIALVATNTPEKHVGYALGVMATAGATGGIIGPLVGGVVSHMWGNREAFLFSGVVVLVAALIATFMVKETNINRSGVRSHVRDDLRSAIANKPLMSILGLSLIVTMSVMLLEPLLTVYVLQLGASQKDASLSAGIIFAAVGIATVIAAPRWGKLGTRVGYSKILFIGLIGGAIGNLLQFFFTSLYGFGILRFVYGLFFAAVYPSINAMIVKVTDPEFRGRAFSLNQSSTQIATMLGPVIGGVMGGLIPIRIVFIINGIALLATAILIRYRKPDEAVQGVKQQKTSEAQLATK
- a CDS encoding P1 family peptidase, whose protein sequence is MANDWDESAFVRGERKVKQAGEIVSRRKFLQKTAMLGLAAAVPGSLLTMSAMAEEKAQGKTGLEAGLAAGAAVKLANGSIVDVPGVKVGQVSDETALTGCTVIVLEKGSACGVDVRGSAPGTRETDLLNPINSVQEVNAVVLTGGSAFGLDAASGVMRFLEEQGQGYNVGVGVVPIVPAAVIFDLSIGSSKIRPDQQMGYEAARIASKDPVQQGNVGAGTGATVGKLAGMKRAMKGGLGSASRRLPNGLVVGAIVAVNAVGEVRSPHTGEILAGARDDSGKIRDAMSWMIDASTPPAPTGTNTTIAVVASNANLNKVQANKIAQMAHNGLAKTIHPVHTMSDGDTVFALATGGVDASVNLVGALCVEVLAEAVANAILSAKGAGGVPSYQDLQAKP